In Brachypodium distachyon strain Bd21 chromosome 2, Brachypodium_distachyon_v3.0, whole genome shotgun sequence, one genomic interval encodes:
- the LOC100838282 gene encoding uncharacterized protein LOC100838282, with amino-acid sequence MDSSETPVTDGTSAAVETQASQRLRAKTDPAWGHAQEVEVVVEGTKKKWIGCMYSNELFKGGGIHRLKLHLAGEKGNVKQCKKVSAEVRYEMQQSMEDFAGRKRKADEDAARVRASIEGAEDSTQVVAAAQRSTRAKKGKAVAASSMSTTNRAADRFFLSRGQPGDQQTMKSVLQSQEALDRVDLIISKWFIDASIPFNATTSRYYQPMINAIAGVGIGYKGPSMWRMRGPLLAKNVEETKKFAESYRKAWKESGCSIMADGWTDRKRRTLINFLVYCPKGTIFLKSVDATASSKTGDFLFKLFSDVVRFVGVENVVHFVTDNASNMVLAGKKLEEEFP; translated from the coding sequence ATGGATTCGTCCGAGACGCCCGTGACTGATGGCACCTCGGCAGCGGTAGAGACACAAGCATCTCAAAGACTGCGAGCGAAAACTGATCCAGCATGGGGGCACGCCCAGGAAGTTGAAGTTGTTGTTGAGGGAACAAAGAAGAAGTGGATTGGCTGCATGTACAGCAATGAGTTGTTCAAAGGTGGTGGTATTCATCGATTGAAGCTTCATTTGGCTGGAGAAAAGGGTAATGTGAAGCAATGCAAGAAAGTTAGTGCCGAGGTTAGATATGAAATGCAACAAAGTATGGAGGATTTtgcagggaggaagaggaaggctgATGAAGATGCAGCCCGTGTTAGAGCCAGTATTGAAGGGGCTGAAGATTCAACTCAAGTAGTTGCTGCTGCTCAACGATCCACTCGAGCGAAAAAAGGCAAAGCTGTTGCTGCCTCAAGCATGTCAACAACAAACCGTGCAGCAGACCGATTCTTTTTATCTAGAGGCCAACCAGGTGATCAACAAACAATGAAGAGTGTGCTGCAATCTCAAGAAGCATTAGACAGAGTTGATCTCATTATCAGCAAATGGTTTATTGATGCATCTATTCCTTTCAATGCAACTACTTCTAGATACTATCAACCTATGATCAATGCAATTGCTGGTGTTGGTATTGGTTATAAAGGGCCAAGTATGTGGAGAATGCGCGGCCCTTTGCTAGCAAAGAATGttgaagaaacaaagaagtttGCGGAGAGCTACCGCAAAGCATGGAAGGAGAGTGGCTGCAGTATTATGGCTGATGGTTGGACTGATAGAAAGAGAAGAACTCTCATCAACTTCTTGGTGTATTGTCCCAAAGGTACCATTTTTCTGAAATCTGTTGATGCCACTGCTAGTTCCAAAACTGGAGATTTCTTGTTCAAATTATTCAGCGATGTTGTGCGCTTTGTTGGAGTAGAGAATGTAGTCCATTTTGTGACTGATAATGCCTCAAACATGGTTCTAGCTGGAAAGAAATTAGAGGAGGAGTTTCCTTAA